One Coccinella septempunctata chromosome 8, icCocSept1.1, whole genome shotgun sequence genomic window carries:
- the LOC123318829 gene encoding uncharacterized protein LOC123318829: MVLLRGDLDEIRKNVSEQIQLTVLSEEFQNKLIESLLMKIEKKFDDRYKKIEDNVRNLNAEVESLRYENNNLRRSLDAQEQYCRNRNIRIFGLKQEKDENLFSRIQKIFIEKMNVEINSFDVEICHRVSSKGDKDGRPPAVLMQFRNVNTRLCLLKQRRLLKNTGVTMKEDLTQFRLRLYKVAVKELGGKNVWCLNGNIYGRIDGHSRRIEKEGDIPISVGDS, translated from the coding sequence ATGGTTCTACTTCGAGGTGACCTTGATGAAATCCGCAAGAATGTGTCGGAACAAATCCAACTCACAGTTCTCAGTGAAGAATTCCAGAATAAACTCATCGAGTCTCTTTTAATGAAGATTGAGAAAAAATTTGATGATCGATACAAGAAAATTGAGGATAATGTCAGAAATCTAAACGCTGAGGTCGAGTCGTTAAGatatgaaaataacaatttgaGAAGGAGTCTCGACGCCCAGGAACAATACTGCAGAAATCGTAACATCCGTATATTCGGATTAAAACAAGAAAAGGATGAAAATCTGTTTTcaagaattcaaaaaattttcattgagaaaatgAACGTGGAAATAAACAGTTTTGATGTTGAAATCTGTCACCGAGTCTCTTCTAAAGGTGATAAGGACGGTAGACCGCCAGCTGTTCTTATGCAGTTTCGAAACGTAAACACACGGCTTTGTTTACTAAAACAACGGAGACTTTTGAAGAATACTGGGGTCACTATGAAAGAAGATCTTACTCAATTCAGACTGAGGCTTTATAAAGTTGCCGTGAAGGAGCTCGGTGGAAAAAATGTTTGGTGCCTCAATGGAAACATTTATGGTAGAATTGATGGACACTCTCGTCGTATTGAAAAGGAGGGTGATATTCCTATTTCAGTGGGGGATTCGTGA